A single region of the Methanobrevibacter sp. genome encodes:
- a CDS encoding glycosyltransferase produces the protein MTEYELIEGKPKIFAISQDKELLSEIQEYVVNYDYDFVGSAYEKSDIFKKVEESVNLIFLDSEIESIDLLELTDDLELYNIPIIVIIGDLFNETIDKLLMSNPYGYLIKPLDEDELQRSMAVALRKHERNIQTIQEAQSKLQEKSTELLIEKSDSSLLLILCVSLIIMAILSRNATWLQWVILIPTGAMLINSLVSLKKQKKPEPISEYPFVSIFIPAHNEEYTIEDTVRSVCQLDYHNDDGEPNYELIVVNDGSTDSTGEILSSLKGEYPQVKIVTRHPPRSGKGKGFVLNDALTLSRGEIIGVFDADTRIKPDYLKTVMPYINDEIDGVQTRVKMFNKNENFLARMQHVEFTTFGNTLIAKDNLGHTGFLGGNGQFVKKQAIIECGKWDGFAVTEDLNLAIKIILQGGKISYCGECAVYQEAVTDWKSFYRQRIRWAIGNFETLFVYLPQILRSKISLLKKFNVIEHISFYSFNLLIFFGFVITILNAISWFFFQNVTLIRMEAPVIVGILSAIAFFPGMIFALVRDRLGALELIKDLVKYYIYCFHLIPLFFLTMYTMMTRKERKWSKTVHKGGKEQ, from the coding sequence ATGACTGAATATGAATTAATCGAAGGTAAGCCAAAGATTTTTGCAATCAGCCAAGATAAGGAATTGCTGTCTGAAATTCAAGAATATGTAGTTAATTATGACTATGATTTTGTAGGTTCTGCCTACGAAAAAAGTGACATATTCAAAAAAGTTGAAGAATCCGTAAATCTAATATTTTTAGATTCCGAGATTGAATCAATCGACTTGCTTGAATTAACTGATGATTTAGAACTGTATAACATTCCAATCATAGTCATCATCGGAGATTTATTCAATGAAACCATCGATAAATTATTAATGAGCAATCCTTATGGATATTTAATTAAACCTCTTGACGAAGATGAACTTCAAAGGTCCATGGCTGTAGCTTTAAGAAAGCATGAAAGAAACATCCAGACTATCCAAGAGGCTCAATCAAAATTACAGGAAAAAAGTACAGAGCTTCTGATTGAAAAATCAGATTCCAGTTTACTTCTGATTCTTTGTGTTTCTTTAATAATCATGGCAATATTGTCCAGAAATGCAACTTGGCTGCAATGGGTAATTTTAATTCCTACCGGAGCAATGCTTATTAATTCACTAGTCAGTCTTAAAAAACAGAAAAAGCCAGAACCTATTTCTGAATATCCTTTTGTCAGTATTTTCATTCCTGCACACAATGAAGAGTATACAATTGAAGATACTGTAAGAAGCGTATGCCAACTTGATTATCATAATGATGATGGAGAACCAAACTATGAACTTATTGTTGTAAATGACGGTTCTACAGACTCCACCGGAGAAATATTATCCAGTTTAAAAGGAGAATATCCTCAAGTTAAAATCGTTACAAGACACCCTCCTAGATCTGGAAAGGGAAAAGGTTTTGTTTTAAATGATGCATTGACATTGTCCAGAGGAGAGATTATTGGCGTATTTGATGCAGATACAAGAATTAAACCAGATTACCTGAAAACTGTCATGCCTTACATAAATGATGAAATAGACGGCGTGCAAACAAGAGTTAAAATGTTTAATAAGAATGAAAACTTTTTAGCCCGTATGCAACATGTAGAATTTACAACATTCGGAAATACACTAATTGCAAAAGACAATTTAGGCCACACAGGATTTTTAGGTGGAAACGGACAGTTTGTGAAAAAACAAGCCATAATTGAATGCGGAAAATGGGATGGATTTGCAGTTACTGAAGATTTGAATTTAGCCATTAAAATCATTCTTCAAGGAGGAAAAATCAGTTACTGCGGTGAATGTGCAGTTTACCAGGAAGCCGTTACCGATTGGAAATCATTTTATAGACAAAGAATTAGATGGGCAATCGGAAACTTTGAAACATTATTTGTCTACTTGCCCCAAATTTTAAGATCAAAAATTTCCTTATTGAAAAAATTCAATGTTATTGAGCACATTTCATTTTACAGTTTTAACCTATTAATCTTCTTCGGATTCGTTATTACAATACTTAATGCAATTTCATGGTTCTTTTTCCAGAACGTTACTTTAATCAGAATGGAAGCTCCTGTGATAGTAGGTATTCTATCAGCTATTGCATTTTTCCCAGGAATGATATTCGCTCTTGTAAGAGATAGACTAGGAGCTCTAGAATTAATAAAAGACCTCGTTAAATATTATATTTATTGTTTCCACTTGATTCCATTGTTCTTCTTAACTATGTACACTATGATGACTAGAAAAGAAAGAAAATGGTCTAAAACTGTACACAAAGGAGGTAAAGAACAATGA
- a CDS encoding ATPase, translated as MNGTTIILWATIFIIGAIAIILVKLHYRGAELEKEEESILPTEAIGNFLSNQRKTEPEKPSLNPQTQQNNNFLNKSSPIVEEDAGIYLAPEVEEDNYKNLEYESQNQVLINYENKIKKNQDPMNEYQVEIMSQDNEKHELKDLFTIDELIKESKRKDSEREKEAQQIHKDDDEELNELKESIRRRKENEEIEDKLIEEILADEEIEKILSGEDKVPEETTTSTEKPKEETIEDIITKEEKENVTTTEKPKEETIEDIITKEEKETPEDTVQEVLEVETIEDVLTEKEPDETVSETPSVASQKDIEEAISSASQEVEEKEIEEISESDNITDVLLNSEDNVQEEIKEPALKSPTKISEKSDDFGAPIDDSNLFEPEETNELDYRNDLNKIKNTIKGSKIFQDVKERLRPEPEYSPINDLEENYIRNVNEYEDEYAPIINETHDEFGEYYEPNYDEAIREQNTRKLFEKSEVKKVEPVLNTIKPKPSRENIKIHLNNSEVVLKKGDEIIFKHDGETYSSQVYAINGDDISVRYRRKDIKIKPADVKKIY; from the coding sequence ATGAACGGAACAACAATCATACTTTGGGCAACCATTTTTATTATAGGTGCTATTGCCATTATTTTGGTTAAACTGCATTATAGAGGAGCTGAATTAGAAAAAGAAGAAGAATCTATATTGCCTACAGAGGCTATTGGTAATTTTTTATCCAACCAACGGAAAACCGAACCTGAAAAACCTTCTCTGAATCCACAAACCCAACAAAATAATAATTTTCTTAATAAGTCCAGTCCTATTGTAGAAGAGGATGCAGGGATTTATCTCGCCCCTGAAGTTGAAGAGGACAACTATAAAAACCTCGAATACGAATCTCAAAATCAAGTACTTATCAATTATGAAAATAAAATTAAAAAAAATCAAGATCCAATGAACGAATACCAGGTTGAAATTATGAGTCAAGATAACGAAAAACATGAATTAAAAGATTTATTCACTATCGATGAATTGATTAAAGAATCCAAAAGAAAAGACAGTGAAAGGGAAAAAGAAGCACAGCAAATTCACAAAGATGATGATGAAGAGTTAAATGAACTTAAAGAAAGCATCAGAAGAAGAAAAGAAAATGAGGAAATTGAAGATAAACTCATTGAAGAAATTTTAGCCGACGAGGAAATAGAAAAAATATTATCCGGCGAAGATAAAGTTCCTGAAGAAACCACTACCAGCACAGAAAAACCAAAAGAAGAAACCATAGAAGACATCATTACAAAAGAAGAAAAAGAAAACGTTACCACCACAGAAAAACCAAAAGAAGAAACCATAGAAGACATCATTACAAAAGAAGAAAAAGAAACACCTGAAGATACAGTTCAGGAGGTTTTAGAAGTTGAAACTATTGAAGATGTGCTCACTGAGAAAGAACCTGATGAAACTGTCAGTGAAACTCCTTCTGTAGCATCACAAAAAGATATAGAAGAAGCAATTTCCAGCGCTTCACAGGAAGTCGAAGAAAAAGAAATTGAAGAAATATCTGAAAGTGACAATATCACCGATGTTTTATTGAATTCAGAAGATAATGTCCAAGAGGAAATTAAAGAACCTGCTTTAAAATCCCCAACTAAAATTTCAGAAAAATCTGATGACTTTGGAGCACCTATTGATGATTCTAACTTATTTGAACCAGAAGAAACAAATGAATTGGATTATAGAAATGACCTAAACAAAATTAAAAATACAATCAAAGGTTCAAAAATCTTCCAAGACGTTAAGGAAAGATTAAGACCTGAACCTGAGTACAGTCCAATCAATGATTTAGAAGAAAACTACATCAGAAATGTTAATGAATATGAGGATGAATATGCACCAATCATCAACGAAACCCATGATGAATTCGGTGAATACTATGAACCTAACTATGATGAAGCGATAAGAGAACAAAACACACGCAAATTATTTGAAAAATCCGAAGTGAAAAAGGTTGAACCGGTTTTAAATACCATTAAACCTAAACCATCAAGGGAAAATATTAAAATCCATCTAAACAATTCTGAAGTTGTACTTAAAAAAGGAGATGAAATCATCTTCAAACATGATGGGGAAACTTATTCCAGTCAGGTTTATGCAATCAACGGTGATGACATCTCTGTAAGATACAGAAGAAAAGATATAAAAATCAAACCTGCAGATGTGAAAAAGATATACTAA
- a CDS encoding adenylosuccinate synthetase: MTCSILVGGAWGDEGKGKCITYLCDNDKPEIIARAGVGPNAGHSVEFNGEKYGLRLTPSGFVHTDAKLMIGAGVLVNPDVLFNEFENLKKYNVKERMCVDPRCAIINEDHMSRDKSSEHLAKKIGSTGSGCGPANSDRVLRTIELAKDVPELEEYITDVSLACNEAIDNGEDVFIEGSQGFALSLYYGSYPFVTSKDTTASTFAADVGVGPTKVDEVIDVFKAYISRVGEGPFPTEMTQEEAESKGLEEYGVVTGRRRRIGYFDMELAKESCRINGATQIALTCVDKLFDCARVQNYDDLSAETKAFIEDIQTETGVPVTIISTGPDLKDTIDLRKELL; the protein is encoded by the coding sequence ATGACTTGTAGTATTTTAGTTGGTGGAGCATGGGGTGATGAAGGTAAAGGAAAATGTATTACCTACCTTTGTGACAATGATAAGCCAGAGATTATTGCTCGTGCAGGAGTCGGACCAAATGCAGGGCATTCCGTTGAATTCAATGGAGAAAAATATGGTTTAAGGTTAACCCCATCTGGTTTTGTACATACCGATGCTAAACTCATGATAGGAGCAGGAGTTTTAGTTAATCCGGATGTATTATTTAATGAATTTGAAAATTTAAAGAAGTATAATGTTAAAGAAAGAATGTGCGTTGACCCTAGATGTGCAATAATTAATGAAGATCACATGTCAAGGGATAAAAGCTCAGAGCATTTGGCTAAAAAAATCGGAAGTACCGGTTCAGGTTGCGGACCTGCAAATTCAGACCGTGTATTAAGAACTATTGAACTGGCAAAAGATGTTCCTGAACTCGAAGAATACATTACTGATGTGTCTTTAGCTTGTAATGAAGCAATTGACAATGGTGAAGATGTATTTATTGAAGGTTCACAAGGTTTTGCTCTTTCACTTTATTATGGATCTTATCCGTTTGTAACTAGTAAAGACACTACAGCATCCACATTTGCTGCGGATGTAGGTGTTGGACCAACTAAAGTAGATGAAGTCATTGATGTATTTAAAGCATATATTTCCCGTGTTGGTGAAGGTCCGTTCCCAACAGAAATGACCCAGGAAGAAGCAGAAAGCAAAGGTCTTGAAGAATATGGTGTTGTAACCGGAAGACGTAGAAGAATCGGTTACTTTGATATGGAACTTGCTAAAGAATCTTGTAGAATCAACGGAGCAACTCAAATAGCTTTAACTTGTGTCGATAAACTCTTTGACTGTGCCCGTGTACAAAACTATGATGATTTATCTGCTGAAACTAAAGCTTTCATTGAAGATATTCAAACTGAAACAGGAGTTCCTGTAACAATTATTTCTACAGGCCCTGACTTAAAAGACACAATTGATTTAAGAAAAGAATTATTATAA
- a CDS encoding response regulator, which produces MNERILIVEDEAITALDLKYSLEELGYEIVDTVDTGQDAIDTAAETVPDVVLMDIKLKGDMEGIEAAEIISELRIPIIYLTANTDTDTFEKSNVKGSYGFVSKPYDIQKLDKTLKITINRAKLEEKRIDDASGFTE; this is translated from the coding sequence ATGAATGAAAGAATATTAATTGTAGAAGATGAGGCAATTACTGCATTAGATTTGAAATATAGTTTAGAAGAATTAGGATATGAAATAGTAGATACAGTAGATACCGGTCAAGATGCAATCGATACCGCTGCAGAAACCGTACCTGACGTTGTTTTAATGGATATTAAATTAAAAGGGGATATGGAAGGTATTGAAGCTGCAGAAATTATTTCAGAATTGAGAATTCCAATCATTTACCTGACAGCAAACACAGACACAGACACCTTTGAAAAATCTAATGTTAAAGGATCATATGGATTTGTTTCAAAACCTTATGATATTCAAAAACTAGATAAAACTCTCAAAATTACTATCAACAGAGCAAAGTTAGAAGAAAAAAGAATTGACGATGCTAGTGGCTTTACAGAATAA
- a CDS encoding histidine kinase dimerization/phosphoacceptor domain -containing protein has product MRLEKTYRQLEDIEEVHIYDITESELFQHVPRQFETPEIPFEKTLDSISNDLDVFIPYNDGEDFIVQRLGLGALVRGNIHQDDVTGRLLSKTSPGFYKVLIEPLRHVYETKESKRMIFYYHFHEKLARFSNVRILNDLGKIILISDHRDNQETRLHVPDEGADEKANLIEYFSQTGSYYKINDRYTWTQGIYNILNRTREENDEYYNIVFDLVIPEDKPLVKKMLNELDDGKTTYDSIIRIKTDDGTLKYIEVNLYSKFDDEGKLLNRYGLMKDVSTDSNRKMTRPVDFLLKGFKSSTKLALLIDPLNVKHYEFSEGFYHVIETDPEKYYHSRKVIDNIVEEDVKAEIKRLADGEIDEVEKTFTYNVHGDENNQKTIEVYLERFEFGENSHSIGFLTDVTEDREKQKELVEANEHQKVLIKEVHHRVKNNLQVLNSFLNLEKRAYKDKPHIIIDHMQSRLSSLAILHEKTYNTTDFKNINLKDYIVDQDSQMTSLIGLRDGIKFESEVDDDINLTIEVITPLLLVIDELTMNAIKHAFPDKSVPNKVIYKKISKLDPETGQLILKDNGIGIENPKKISKNLGCEIIKNLTKQLDGHIELYQHENGTGYRLTFPLNMEHTIEG; this is encoded by the coding sequence ATGAGGCTTGAAAAAACATATCGCCAACTCGAAGATATTGAAGAAGTCCATATCTACGACATTACAGAAAGTGAACTATTTCAACATGTCCCTCGACAATTTGAAACACCAGAAATACCATTTGAAAAAACATTAGATTCCATATCAAACGATTTAGACGTATTTATACCTTATAATGACGGTGAGGACTTTATTGTGCAAAGATTAGGGCTTGGTGCATTAGTTCGCGGTAACATACATCAAGATGATGTAACTGGACGATTGCTCAGTAAAACATCACCAGGATTTTATAAAGTTTTAATTGAACCATTAAGACATGTTTATGAAACAAAAGAATCAAAAAGAATGATATTTTATTATCATTTCCATGAAAAACTAGCTAGATTTTCTAACGTCCGAATCCTTAACGATTTGGGTAAAATTATCCTAATTTCAGACCACCGTGACAATCAGGAAACTAGATTACATGTTCCTGATGAAGGTGCTGATGAAAAAGCTAATTTAATTGAATACTTCTCACAAACAGGAAGCTATTACAAAATCAACGACAGATACACATGGACACAGGGTATTTACAATATTCTCAACCGTACACGTGAAGAAAATGACGAATATTACAATATAGTTTTTGATTTAGTTATTCCGGAAGACAAGCCATTAGTGAAAAAAATGCTTAATGAGCTGGATGATGGAAAAACCACATACGATTCAATTATCAGAATAAAAACAGATGATGGTACATTAAAGTATATTGAAGTAAACTTATATTCCAAATTTGATGATGAAGGCAAATTATTAAATAGATACGGTTTAATGAAGGATGTGAGTACCGATTCAAACAGGAAAATGACCAGACCTGTTGACTTTTTACTTAAAGGTTTCAAAAGCAGCACAAAACTGGCATTGTTAATTGACCCATTGAACGTCAAGCACTATGAATTCTCCGAAGGTTTTTACCATGTGATTGAAACCGATCCAGAAAAATATTACCATAGCCGAAAAGTGATTGACAATATTGTTGAAGAAGACGTAAAAGCTGAAATCAAAAGATTGGCTGATGGAGAAATAGACGAAGTTGAAAAAACATTCACTTATAACGTGCATGGTGATGAAAACAATCAAAAAACCATCGAAGTATATCTTGAAAGATTCGAGTTTGGAGAAAATTCACACAGTATCGGATTTTTGACTGATGTGACTGAAGACAGAGAAAAACAAAAGGAATTGGTTGAAGCAAACGAACACCAAAAAGTTTTAATCAAAGAGGTCCACCACAGAGTTAAAAATAATCTGCAAGTATTAAACAGTTTCCTAAATCTTGAAAAAAGAGCATATAAAGATAAACCTCACATAATCATAGACCACATGCAATCAAGATTATCTTCATTGGCTATTCTTCATGAAAAGACTTATAACACTACAGATTTCAAAAATATTAATTTAAAAGATTATATTGTTGATCAAGATAGTCAAATGACAAGTTTGATCGGTTTAAGAGATGGAATTAAATTCGAGTCAGAAGTGGATGACGACATTAACTTAACCATCGAAGTCATTACACCACTGTTATTGGTCATTGATGAACTAACAATGAATGCGATAAAACATGCATTCCCAGATAAAAGCGTTCCAAATAAAGTAATTTACAAAAAAATTAGCAAATTAGACCCTGAAACCGGACAGTTAATCCTTAAGGACAATGGTATTGGTATAGAAAATCCTAAAAAAATATCTAAAAACTTGGGTTGTGAAATTATTAAAAATCTCACAAAACAGCTAGACGGACATATCGAGTTATACCAACACGAAAATGGAACAGGTTACAGACTAACATTCCCATTAAATATGGAACACACTATCGAAGGATAA
- a CDS encoding LL-diaminopimelate aminotransferase, producing the protein MVVKINENYLKLKSSYLFVEVARREAEFRKANPDADIIKMGIGDVTKPLVPAVVKAFSDAVDEMGNADTFMGYGPEQGYGFLAEAIIKNDYNPLGISLDTDEVFISDGAKCDTGNIQEIFGIDNKIAVTDPVYTVYVDTNVMAGRTGEMGDDGMYEGLTYLKCNAENGFVPELPSEPVDIIYLCYPNNPTGTTLTKDQLKVFVDYAIENKAIILFDAAYEVFINEDNVPHSIYEIEGAKEVAIEFRSFSKTAGFTGTRCAFTVVPKELKAYDSEGNAVEVNPLWNRRQTTKFNGASYPVQKAAEAVYSPEGKKEIKEVIDYYMANAKIIRESLADLGLEVYGGVSSPYIWVKTPNNMDSWAFFDLLLNEANVVGTPGSGFGPSGEGYLRLTAFNTLENTKEAMDRISKLEF; encoded by the coding sequence ATGGTTGTTAAAATTAACGAAAACTATCTTAAATTAAAAAGCAGTTACCTTTTTGTAGAAGTAGCTAGAAGAGAAGCGGAATTTAGAAAAGCCAATCCCGATGCAGACATTATTAAAATGGGTATTGGAGATGTTACTAAACCATTAGTCCCGGCTGTTGTAAAAGCATTCAGCGATGCTGTTGATGAAATGGGAAATGCAGATACTTTTATGGGCTATGGTCCTGAACAAGGTTACGGTTTTTTAGCTGAAGCAATTATTAAAAATGATTACAATCCTCTTGGAATATCACTGGATACTGATGAGGTTTTCATAAGTGACGGTGCAAAATGTGACACTGGTAATATCCAGGAAATTTTTGGCATTGACAATAAGATTGCTGTAACTGACCCTGTTTATACTGTATATGTTGATACCAATGTAATGGCAGGCAGAACCGGTGAAATGGGTGACGATGGAATGTATGAAGGATTAACATACCTTAAATGCAATGCCGAAAACGGTTTTGTCCCTGAACTTCCTTCCGAACCGGTTGACATAATCTATTTATGCTACCCTAACAATCCAACCGGTACTACACTTACAAAAGATCAATTGAAAGTTTTTGTTGATTATGCAATAGAAAATAAAGCTATTATATTATTCGATGCAGCTTATGAAGTATTCATAAATGAAGACAATGTTCCTCATAGTATTTATGAAATTGAAGGTGCAAAAGAAGTTGCAATAGAATTTAGAAGTTTTTCAAAAACTGCAGGATTCACCGGAACACGTTGTGCATTCACTGTTGTTCCTAAAGAATTAAAAGCATATGACAGCGAAGGTAATGCAGTTGAAGTAAATCCTTTATGGAATAGAAGACAAACCACAAAATTCAACGGCGCATCTTATCCGGTGCAAAAAGCAGCTGAAGCGGTTTACTCTCCAGAAGGTAAAAAAGAAATTAAAGAAGTAATTGATTATTATATGGCTAATGCTAAAATAATTAGAGAAAGTTTAGCTGATTTAGGTCTTGAAGTTTATGGTGGAGTAAGTTCACCTTATATCTGGGTAAAAACTCCAAATAATATGGACTCCTGGGCATTCTTTGATTTATTATTGAACGAAGCTAATGTCGTTGGAACTCCAGGTTCCGGATTCGGCCCTAGTGGTGAAGGTTATTTAAGACTTACTGCATTCAATACTTTAGAAAATACTAAAGAAGCTATGGATAGAATTTCAAAATTAGAATTTTAG
- a CDS encoding DUF6882 domain-containing protein, producing MKAKFEKPVEIEEEDTFKTILSKYGALALDKQENLSELIGETVGELDIEEGKISFGDIEIPVQILSFYNPDLRQWSWAWDNEDIFGKDLIQTAFKVKEFGDNFNIPELNTPVLNADINDCHTLAMVAIGLCNMDAYYAVSEEGLDIYVVFNSDLIKENNSLIKFRDTFYTFQKNFRIYPQIAFESYTKLKGYGFKPHDDFAVAKIGESRIIVGFTERGNVTRILMYDEED from the coding sequence TTGAAAGCTAAATTTGAAAAACCTGTTGAAATAGAAGAAGAAGACACATTTAAAACTATTTTATCCAAATATGGTGCATTGGCTTTGGATAAACAAGAAAATTTATCTGAATTAATTGGTGAAACTGTAGGAGAACTAGATATTGAAGAAGGTAAAATCTCATTTGGAGATATTGAAATTCCTGTTCAGATTTTAAGCTTCTATAATCCTGATTTAAGACAATGGTCATGGGCATGGGATAATGAGGATATTTTTGGAAAAGATTTGATTCAAACTGCTTTTAAGGTAAAAGAGTTTGGTGATAACTTTAATATTCCTGAATTAAATACTCCTGTTCTAAATGCAGATATTAACGATTGCCATACCCTGGCAATGGTTGCTATAGGTCTTTGTAATATGGATGCATATTATGCAGTTTCAGAAGAGGGACTGGATATTTATGTTGTATTCAATTCAGATTTGATTAAAGAAAATAATTCCCTTATCAAATTTAGGGATACATTTTATACATTCCAAAAGAATTTCAGGATTTATCCTCAAATAGCATTTGAATCTTATACAAAACTTAAAGGCTATGGATTTAAACCTCATGATGATTTTGCTGTAGCTAAAATTGGTGAAAGCAGGATTATTGTTGGTTTTACTGAAAGAGGCAACGTAACTCGTATATTAATGTATGATGAAGAGGATTAG
- a CDS encoding histidine kinase dimerization/phosphoacceptor domain -containing protein has product MHIKRKYRELEKVEEVRVYNFNKVELLKNAPQVKDPGKVRFSNIMKHVPSDINVFTPIDGGEDFIVERVGWSILERANAQLINVEGRKLSQVSPFYYEIFKDGLKEVYETNKTKTMRIFYYNSDRISNIANVHIAQDEDEIYIISDILNKIDEEEKTLEEQKREEDENKANMIEYFSQTGSYYKTRDEFTWTPGIYNIINRSREPNDSFYNIIFDLVIPEDKPLVEELLETMSPETDTYENIIRIKTPGGHIKYLDTYLYSKFDENGEEISHYGLFKDVSVDSHKHMTRPVDFMLNGFNHNTKLSLLIEPLSKRYEFSEGFYRMIEVPKTEYIHNKAILNNVVEDDVREELEELINNQRNEVNRIFTYNVKGDPNNQKICELFIEKFKYGNKSHSIGFLTDITYARKKQKELMDSNATKNILIKEVHHRVKNNLQVLNSFLNLERRAYGDNPNRILDNMQARLASLALLHEKTYNTDDFININLADYMHDQDDTLQSLFRTKNIHFESEIDPKIHLPMDVITPLLLIVDELTMNAIKHAFPDPEMPDKTISKKIDYIDKYFCELILKDNGVGLESPDSLINHNLGWEIINNLTRQINGELEILDTDVGTGFRIIFPVNFEHAIEEYHEKNNAGDLNEA; this is encoded by the coding sequence ATGCATATAAAAAGGAAGTATCGAGAACTGGAAAAAGTCGAAGAGGTTCGTGTGTACAATTTTAATAAAGTCGAACTTCTCAAAAATGCTCCTCAAGTTAAAGACCCTGGAAAAGTTCGTTTCAGCAATATAATGAAACATGTACCTTCCGACATAAATGTATTTACACCAATTGACGGTGGAGAAGATTTTATTGTTGAACGTGTAGGGTGGAGCATTCTAGAAAGAGCTAATGCGCAATTAATAAATGTTGAAGGGCGAAAATTAAGTCAAGTCTCACCATTTTATTATGAAATATTCAAAGATGGACTTAAAGAAGTTTATGAAACCAATAAAACCAAAACCATGAGAATATTTTATTATAACAGTGACCGCATAAGCAATATTGCAAACGTCCATATTGCACAGGACGAAGATGAAATTTATATTATTTCAGATATTTTAAACAAAATTGATGAAGAAGAAAAAACGCTCGAAGAGCAAAAAAGAGAAGAAGACGAGAATAAAGCAAACATGATTGAATACTTCTCACAGACCGGAAGCTATTATAAAACAAGAGACGAATTTACATGGACCCCCGGCATTTATAATATCATAAACCGTTCAAGGGAGCCAAATGACTCATTTTATAACATTATTTTTGATTTAGTAATTCCTGAAGACAAACCTCTGGTTGAAGAGTTGCTTGAAACAATGAGCCCTGAAACTGACACTTACGAAAATATTATTCGTATTAAAACCCCTGGAGGACATATAAAATATTTGGACACATATCTTTATTCCAAATTTGATGAAAACGGTGAGGAAATAAGTCATTACGGTTTATTCAAGGACGTCAGTGTGGATTCACATAAACATATGACAAGACCTGTCGATTTCATGCTGAACGGTTTTAATCACAATACCAAGTTATCTCTACTCATTGAACCATTAAGCAAAAGATATGAATTCAGTGAAGGATTCTATAGAATGATTGAAGTTCCTAAAACCGAATATATTCACAACAAAGCAATTTTAAACAATGTCGTTGAAGATGATGTTAGAGAAGAACTTGAGGAATTAATCAACAATCAGAGAAATGAAGTGAATAGGATTTTCACATATAATGTGAAAGGAGACCCGAATAACCAAAAAATCTGTGAATTATTTATTGAAAAATTCAAATACGGTAATAAAAGCCACAGTATCGGATTTTTAACAGATATTACATACGCCCGTAAAAAACAGAAAGAGTTAATGGATTCCAATGCCACTAAAAATATTTTAATTAAAGAGGTGCACCACAGGGTTAAAAACAATTTGCAGGTATTAAACAGTTTCCTGAATCTTGAAAGAAGAGCATATGGAGATAATCCTAACAGAATTTTAGATAACATGCAGGCACGTTTAGCTTCACTTGCACTTCTGCACGAAAAAACTTATAATACCGATGATTTCATTAACATTAACCTCGCAGATTATATGCATGACCAGGACGATACTTTGCAGTCCTTATTTAGAACAAAAAATATTCATTTTGAATCCGAAATAGATCCAAAAATCCATTTACCTATGGATGTGATTACACCCCTACTTTTAATAGTTGATGAACTGACAATGAATGCGATTAAACATGCATTCCCCGATCCGGAAATGCCCGATAAAACTATATCTAAAAAGATTGATTATATTGACAAATATTTCTGTGAATTAATTCTTAAGGATAACGGTGTGGGACTTGAAAGTCCTGATTCATTAATTAATCACAATTTGGGATGGGAAATAATAAATAATTTAACCCGACAAATCAATGGGGAACTCGAAATTTTAGACACTGATGTCGGAACAGGATTTAGAATAATTTTCCCTGTGAACTTTGAACATGCAATTGAAGAATATCATGAAAAAAATAATGCAGGTGACTTAAATGAGGCTTGA